CGGGGCGTTACTCTCCGAGGATGATCGAAGCGATCTCGCCGGCCGAGGGCTGGGCCGTCCTGCACCTGTTCTGCAAGGTCACGCCGTTGGCCGATACGGATGCGGTGCTCGTCGCCGTCCGGACGCTCACCGCCCCGCGCGCCTCCGTCGAGGGCGCCGAGCACCAGGTCGTGAGCGCCGCGCTGCTGGGCCACAAGGCCGACGTGTGCCTGATGGCGCTGGGCCCCGACCTGTGGCGGCTGCGCCAGTTCCAGACCGACATCCAGGCCGCCGGGCTCGACGTGGTCGACAGCTACCTGTCGCTCACGGAGGTGTCGGAGTACGCCCAGGGCATCCCCGAGGAGCGGCGCCAGGCCCGCCTGTACCCGCAGCTGCCGCCCGACGGGATGAGCGCCTTCTGCTTCTACCCCATGTCGAAGCGCCGCGGTGACGTCGACAACTGGTACCTGCTGTCGTACGGCGACCGGGAGAAGCTGATGTTCGGCCACGGCAGCACCGGTCGCACCTTCGCCGGTCGGGTGCTGCAGCTGATCACCGGCTCCACGGGGATCGACGACTACGAGTGGGGCGTGACGCTGTTCGCCGTGCACCCCGACGACCTCAAGGACGTCGTCTACACGATGCGCTACGACGAGGCGTCGTCGCGGTTCGCCGAGTTCGGCGTCTTCTACACCGGGATGGTGGCTTCCCTACCCGACATCTTGGTCGCCGTCGGCGTCCGCGACTGAGCGAGCGTGGCCCGAGCGGCCCGGCGCTTTGGCGCCGAGAGCGGGAAACACTGAGCACTTCGATGAACACCTCGTTGCACGGCAGGACGTTCTGGTAACCGTCACGGCGCGCGGACCTAAACTCCGCCGGGTCATGGAGGGATCAGTGGTCGGACACCATCGCGATCGGCGGCGCAGGGCGCTGGCAAGACGGGTCGGTTGCCTGCTGGTAGGAGTGGTCGGGTTGGCCGGGCTGGCGGCAGCCGCGGCCCCCGCGGGGGCGCAGGAGCCGCCCGCGGAACAGGCCCCGGCCGACGAGGCGCCCCAGGTCAACGGCCGCATCCGCTACGAGGACGAGGCCGGCGAGGACGTCGCCGTGCCCGACGTGGAGATCACCGTCGAGTCGGAGGACGGGTCGTTCTCCGAGACCCTCACCACCGACGACGAGGGCGTGTTCAGCCTCGACCTGCCGGCACCGGGCAACTACACCGCCGAGATCGACACCAGCGGGCTGCCCGACGGCGTGGGGCTCGCCGACGAGGACCGTGCCACGCTCGACCTCAACCTGTCGCCCGGCCAGGCCCAGCCGCTGC
This Acidimicrobiales bacterium DNA region includes the following protein-coding sequences:
- a CDS encoding chlorite dismutase family protein produces the protein MIEAISPAEGWAVLHLFCKVTPLADTDAVLVAVRTLTAPRASVEGAEHQVVSAALLGHKADVCLMALGPDLWRLRQFQTDIQAAGLDVVDSYLSLTEVSEYAQGIPEERRQARLYPQLPPDGMSAFCFYPMSKRRGDVDNWYLLSYGDREKLMFGHGSTGRTFAGRVLQLITGSTGIDDYEWGVTLFAVHPDDLKDVVYTMRYDEASSRFAEFGVFYTGMVASLPDILVAVGVRD